The following proteins come from a genomic window of Mycolicibacterium rufum:
- a CDS encoding SPFH domain-containing protein, whose amino-acid sequence MEGAVAGLVLLGVLVVFAIIIVAKSVALIPQAEAAVIERLGRYSKTVSGQLTLLLPFVDKIRARVDLRERVVSFPPQPVITEDNLTVNIDTVVYFQVTNPQAAVYQISNYIVGVEQLTTTTLRNVVGGMTLEQTLTSRDSINGQLRGVLDEATGRWGLRVARVELRSIDPPPSIQDSMEKQMRADREKRAMILTAEGNREASIKQAEGQKQAQILAAEGAKQAAILAAEADRQSRMLRAQGERAAQYLQAQGQAKAIEKTFAAIKRGRPTPEMLAYQYLQTLPQMAKGEANKVWLVPSDFGSALEGFTKMLGAPGSDGVFRYTPSPVEEDLPAPEDDSAEVAEWFNTQTDPEIAQAVAQAVAEARTPVAGSLDAPPQYPPLSQQAQPPATDYTQPPASAPRHGAAE is encoded by the coding sequence GTGGAAGGTGCGGTCGCAGGTCTGGTCCTGCTCGGAGTGCTGGTGGTGTTCGCCATCATCATCGTCGCGAAGTCGGTGGCGCTGATCCCGCAGGCCGAGGCCGCGGTGATCGAGCGGCTGGGCCGCTACAGCAAGACGGTGTCGGGTCAGCTCACGCTGCTGCTGCCGTTCGTGGACAAGATCCGCGCACGGGTGGACCTGCGCGAGCGGGTGGTGTCGTTCCCGCCGCAGCCGGTGATCACCGAGGACAACCTGACGGTCAACATCGACACGGTGGTGTACTTCCAGGTCACCAACCCGCAGGCCGCCGTTTACCAGATCAGCAACTACATCGTCGGTGTCGAGCAGCTGACCACCACGACGCTGCGCAACGTCGTCGGCGGCATGACGCTGGAGCAGACCCTGACCTCGCGCGACTCGATCAACGGTCAGCTGCGCGGGGTGCTCGACGAGGCCACCGGCCGCTGGGGTCTGCGGGTGGCGCGGGTGGAGCTGCGCAGCATCGACCCGCCGCCCTCCATCCAGGACTCGATGGAGAAGCAGATGCGTGCCGACCGGGAGAAGCGCGCGATGATCCTCACCGCGGAGGGCAACCGGGAGGCGTCGATCAAGCAGGCCGAGGGTCAGAAGCAGGCGCAGATCCTCGCCGCCGAGGGCGCCAAGCAGGCGGCGATCCTCGCGGCTGAGGCCGACCGGCAGTCCCGGATGCTGCGCGCGCAGGGCGAACGCGCCGCGCAGTATCTGCAGGCTCAGGGCCAGGCCAAGGCCATTGAGAAGACGTTCGCCGCGATCAAGCGGGGCCGACCGACTCCCGAGATGCTGGCCTACCAGTACCTGCAGACGCTGCCCCAGATGGCCAAGGGCGAGGCGAACAAGGTGTGGCTGGTGCCCAGCGACTTCGGTTCGGCGCTGGAGGGTTTCACCAAGATGCTCGGCGCCCCCGGCTCCGACGGCGTCTTCCGGTACACGCCCTCGCCGGTGGAGGAGGATCTGCCCGCACCCGAGGACGACTCCGCCGAGGTGGCCGAGTGGTTCAACACCCAGACCGATCCGGAGATCGCGCAGGCCGTCGCGCAGGCGGTGGCTGAGGCGCGCACCCCGGTGGCCGGGTCGCTGGACGCGCCGCCGCAGTACCCGCCGCTGTCCCAGCAGGCGCAGCCCCCGGCGACCGACTACACCCAACCGCCCGCGTCGGCGCCCCGGCACGGCGCCGCGGAGTAA
- a CDS encoding NfeD family protein, protein MPVPLIWLIAALALAGAEALTGDLFLLMLSGGALAAAGSSWLLDWPVWGDGLVFLVVSVLLLVGVRPALRRRMYRGAGLPEPVRALEGKSALVLDRVARHEGQVKLDGEIWTARPYNENDVYEPGDQVTVVHIDGATAVVSKIA, encoded by the coding sequence ATGCCCGTACCGCTGATCTGGCTGATCGCAGCGTTGGCGCTGGCCGGGGCGGAGGCGCTGACCGGCGATCTGTTCCTGCTCATGCTCAGCGGCGGGGCGCTCGCGGCGGCCGGATCGAGTTGGCTGCTGGACTGGCCGGTGTGGGGCGACGGGCTGGTGTTCCTCGTGGTGTCGGTGCTGCTGCTGGTCGGGGTGCGCCCCGCACTGCGGCGGCGGATGTACCGCGGCGCCGGGCTGCCCGAGCCGGTCCGGGCGCTGGAGGGCAAGAGTGCGCTCGTGCTGGACCGGGTCGCCCGCCATGAAGGCCAGGTGAAACTCGACGGCGAAATCTGGACGGCGCGGCCCTACAACGAGAACGATGTCTACGAACCCGGCGACCAGGTGACCGTCGTGCACATCGACGGCGCCACCGCGGTCGTCTCCAAGATCGCCTGA